A DNA window from Oscillatoria sp. FACHB-1406 contains the following coding sequences:
- a CDS encoding ribonuclease HII codes for MSESLGGDRVAGVDEVGRGAWFGPVVAAAVILPPSVWPDLAIAGVKDSKQLSPKKRVELSQMICAIALDVKIGWATAREIDRINIFQASLLAMKRAILQLQPPPQQCLIDGRFPVPNLCIPQETLIGGDRQSLVIAAASIVAKVWRDELLIRLEQKYPDYDLASNKGYGTPRHRLGLQQHGPSSQHRLSFQPCRRDRST; via the coding sequence ATGAGCGAGTCTTTAGGCGGCGATCGCGTTGCGGGAGTCGATGAAGTCGGTCGGGGTGCTTGGTTCGGTCCGGTGGTTGCTGCTGCTGTGATTTTACCGCCCTCGGTTTGGCCGGATTTAGCGATCGCGGGCGTAAAGGATAGCAAGCAACTCTCGCCCAAAAAAAGAGTCGAGTTAAGTCAAATGATTTGCGCGATTGCCCTGGATGTGAAGATTGGTTGGGCAACCGCGCGCGAGATCGATCGCATCAATATTTTCCAAGCCTCCCTCTTGGCAATGAAACGCGCGATCCTTCAACTCCAGCCGCCGCCCCAACAGTGTTTAATCGACGGCCGCTTTCCCGTGCCAAATCTCTGCATCCCCCAAGAAACGCTCATCGGCGGCGATCGCCAAAGTTTAGTTATCGCCGCAGCTTCCATCGTTGCTAAGGTTTGGCGCGATGAATTATTAATTCGTTTAGAACAAAAGTATCCTGACTACGATCTCGCCTCGAATAAAGGCTATGGAACGCCGCGCCATCGCTTAGGCTTACAGCAGCACGGTCCATCGAGCCAACACCGTCTCTCCTTTCAACCTTGCCGCCGCGATCGCTCGACCTGA
- a CDS encoding Rne/Rng family ribonuclease, with protein MPKQIIIAEKNHIAAVFSEDRVQELVVATGNQQVGDIYLGTVENVIPGIDAAFVNIGDAERNGFMHVTDLGPLRLRRSSGAITELLAPQQSVVVQVMKEPTGNKGPRLTGKVSLPGRYLVLMPYGRGVKLSRRIPNDNERSRLEALAILIKPPGMGLLVRTEAEGKDEEAIIEDLKFLQKQWEYIQTQANTTKPPSLLNRDDDFIQRVLRDIYSAEVNRIVVDSNHAVKRVKQQLMNWSGGRMPEGLLIDHHRERQHILEYFRVNAAIREALKPRVDLPSGGYIIIEPTEALTVIDVNSGSFTRSATSRETVLWTNNEATKEIARQLRLRNIGGVIIIDFIDMDARRDQLELIDNFKKALKADKARPQIAQLSELGLVELTRKRQGKNIYELFGQTCPTCGGLGHLVHLPGEREEEVLDAEIPTPPSTVLKLADKREPEPEDEFEFSSEESGSDLDLLHHPNYQEQGANGRRRRRRRINGTEGNGKSKRVFTFGNELKELEEENEPEVRESFPERKPFNRNPRNDNPPTETIAIEMTTLEQDVYALMGISPLVRIDRDVKEAKSVAISIGEPGQTPTVELKAEEPVPEVESAVELESESSEVESDLESNEEAEFEGSEEGKEEGDSRSPLIRRRRRRSSARDGE; from the coding sequence ATGCCAAAGCAGATTATCATTGCAGAGAAAAATCACATTGCTGCCGTTTTTAGCGAAGATCGCGTTCAAGAATTAGTTGTCGCCACCGGCAACCAGCAAGTCGGCGATATTTACCTCGGTACGGTAGAAAACGTGATTCCCGGTATCGATGCAGCCTTCGTTAACATCGGCGATGCCGAACGCAACGGTTTCATGCACGTCACGGATCTCGGTCCGTTACGCCTGCGCCGCAGTTCCGGTGCGATTACCGAACTACTCGCCCCTCAACAGTCCGTCGTCGTGCAGGTCATGAAAGAACCGACGGGCAATAAAGGACCGCGACTTACCGGAAAAGTGAGCTTACCGGGACGCTACCTCGTTTTAATGCCCTACGGGAGAGGCGTGAAATTATCCCGGCGCATACCCAACGACAACGAGCGATCGCGCCTTGAAGCCCTCGCCATTCTCATTAAACCCCCCGGTATGGGCTTGCTCGTGCGTACCGAAGCCGAAGGCAAAGACGAAGAAGCCATTATCGAGGATCTAAAATTCCTGCAAAAACAGTGGGAATACATTCAAACCCAAGCCAACACCACCAAACCGCCTAGTCTCCTCAACCGAGACGATGACTTCATTCAACGGGTGCTGCGCGATATCTACTCAGCCGAAGTCAATCGCATCGTCGTCGATTCCAACCACGCCGTCAAGCGCGTCAAGCAACAACTGATGAACTGGAGCGGCGGACGGATGCCCGAAGGACTGCTCATCGACCACCACCGAGAACGGCAACACATCCTCGAATACTTCCGCGTTAACGCCGCGATTCGCGAAGCCCTAAAACCGAGAGTCGATCTTCCCTCCGGCGGTTACATCATTATCGAACCTACCGAAGCCCTAACGGTGATCGATGTCAACTCCGGTTCCTTCACGCGATCGGCAACGTCCCGCGAAACGGTGCTGTGGACGAACAACGAAGCCACCAAAGAAATTGCCCGACAACTGCGCCTGCGCAACATCGGCGGCGTAATTATCATTGACTTTATCGACATGGACGCGCGCCGCGACCAACTCGAACTGATCGATAACTTCAAAAAAGCGCTCAAAGCCGACAAAGCCAGACCGCAAATCGCTCAACTCTCCGAACTCGGTTTAGTCGAACTCACCCGCAAGCGTCAAGGGAAAAATATTTACGAACTCTTCGGTCAAACCTGCCCCACCTGTGGCGGTTTAGGACATCTGGTTCACTTGCCGGGAGAACGCGAGGAAGAGGTTCTCGATGCAGAGATTCCCACGCCGCCGAGTACGGTGCTGAAGTTGGCAGACAAACGAGAACCCGAACCGGAAGACGAGTTTGAGTTCTCCAGCGAAGAAAGCGGTTCCGACCTGGATCTGCTGCACCATCCGAACTATCAGGAGCAGGGGGCAAACGGTCGCCGCCGCCGCCGCCGCCGCATTAACGGTACGGAGGGGAATGGGAAAAGTAAACGGGTGTTTACTTTTGGGAACGAACTCAAGGAGTTAGAGGAAGAGAACGAACCCGAGGTTCGAGAAAGTTTTCCCGAACGGAAACCCTTCAACCGCAACCCGCGCAATGATAATCCGCCCACTGAAACGATCGCGATCGAGATGACGACCTTAGAGCAGGATGTTTACGCCTTAATGGGGATTTCACCCCTCGTGCGGATCGATCGCGATGTTAAAGAGGCAAAATCCGTCGCGATCTCGATCGGGGAACCGGGACAAACGCCGACAGTTGAACTCAAAGCGGAAGAGCCGGTGCCGGAGGTTGAGAGCGCGGTAGAGTTAGAGTCCGAGAGTAGCGAAGTAGAGTCCGACCTCGAGAGTAACGAGGAAGCCGAGTTTGAGGGCAGTGAGGAAGGCAAAGAGGAAGGCGATTCTCGCAGTCCCCTGATTCGCCGCCGCCGCCGCCGTTCTTCGGCCCGAGATGGGGAATAA